In Deltaproteobacteria bacterium, the sequence GGCTCGCACTGCGGCGTGGGTGCAGCGGGCGTGGATCGCCGCGGCCATGCGCATCGCCGTCGCGGTGCCACCCACCTTGGCCAGCGCACGCTTGAGCTGGACCCGCAGATCGTTGCCCCACACCGCCTCGGCGACCTCCTGCGCGGTCGGGCCCGGGACCACGCCGGCCTGCGGCGCGGCGCGTCGGCACCATACCCGGAGGCGATCGTCGGCGACCATGAAGAACGGCGCCAGGCCGGCGCGTCGGCACGCGGTCGCGAGCGCACGCGGTGTGAACCAGCAGCGTCGCACCGCGCTCAGCACGTCGTCGGCCGCGATGCCCACCGCCTGCAGCAGGTTCGGCACCTCGATGAGTGCGACCCCGGTCGCGCTCAGTCGCTTGGCGATGCCCTCGAGATGGGCGACCGGATCCGCCAGGTGCGGCAGCACGTCGGACTCGACCACGAGATCGAAGCGTCCACGCGCCCGCCAGCGCTCGAGCGACGACGACTGCACCTCCACACCGCTGCTGCGTGCGGTGCGGGCCCACGGGAGCCACGGCTCGAGCGCCACGGCGTTGACGCGGGCGTCGGCGGCGAGCGCCTGGATGCCGGCGACGTCGCGGCCACCGATCTGCAGCACGCGCACGCGTCGAGGGCTCCGCAGCGCTGCCACGGCACGCAGTAGATCCTGGGCGCGCGCGTGGGCCAGCTGCGTTCGGCCGGCGAGGTCGAGCCGCTGCACGCTGCCGTCATCGGCCTCGTACCGCAGTGCGACGTCGTCGCTGCACGCCCGCGCGCGGTAGCCCGCGTCGAGGGCGAACGCGACAGTGCCGGTGAGTGCCAGCGTGCATCCGCCGCAGATGCGGGTCGTCACCGCATCGCCCGCGGCGGAGCTCGCCAAGGTGATCGAATCCGCCAGTGCGCTGTCACAGACCGGGCAGGTCGTCATGCCGTGCCTACCGTGCAATGCGTGGGCCGAGATACATGTGCATCGCGTGCTGATTCGGGCCACCCCACGGGGCGCGCCGCCCGGCGTCGGGACCATCGATCCCGTGATGATCTTCACGCGAAAACCGCGGGCGGCGGGCCTTGCGGCGGGCTAGGGGCGCAATTGCGATTCTGGCACCGAACCGCCCCGAAGCGGGACGAAGCGGCACATTCGGGTTGTGGGCGTTGTGCCGTATCCGATGAACAGGGGGCTTGCACCCCTTTTGGTTTTGGTGGATTCTCGGAACTGAGATTGCGTCCTGCGGCGGCACTCGGGAGGGCCCGGCGCACGCGCAAACTCGCCCACGAGCTCGAGCGCGACCCGACGGCCAGTCCCCGGCCCGAGGGTTTCCTCCGATCCCAGCGTCGCCCGGTCCGGGGCGGATCGCCTGGGACAGTGCATCCCAACGTCTCCAGAACAAGGAATTCCACCACCATGCGCACCAAGTTTCTGATTGGCCTCTGTGTTTCCGCCGGCGTCGTGCTGGGCGGCTGCGGCACCAAGAGCGACTCCGGCGACGGCGTCCTCAACACGACCAACGACACCAACGACACCAACGAGGAGTCGTCGGGGAGCGCCGAGGGCGGCTCGGCCGACACCGGCAGCGCCAGCATGACCACGAGCGCCACCGACTCGGCGACCTCGGGCCCGGCCGACACCGGCAGCATGGACACCACCGGCGCCGCGACGATGACCGGTGGCTTCATCCAAGATCCCGACGGTGGCGGCGTGAGCATCGAGTGCGATCTGTGGTCGCAGGACTGCCCCGAGGGCGAGAAGTGCATGCCGTGGGCGAACGACGGCGGCGGAGCGTGGAATGCCACCCGCTGCTCGCCGGTGGACGAGGCGCCGGCGTCGGTCGGTGACGAGTGCACGGTCGAGGGCACGGGCGTGTCCGGCATCGACAACTGCGAGCTGGGCTCGATGTGCTGGGACGTCGACGGCGAGACCAACATGGGCACCTGCGCCGCCTTCTGCATGGGCAGCGAGGCCGCGCCGGTCTGCAACGACCCCACCACCGACTGCGTCATCGCCAACAACGGCACGCTGATCCTCTGCTTGCCGGTCTGCGACCCGCTGCTGCAGGACTGCGCCGAGGGCCAGGCGTGCTACCCGATCGACGACGGCTTCGCCTGCGCGCCCGATGCGAGCATGGAAGACGGCGCCTTCGGTGCACCGTGCGAGTTCATCAACGTGTGCGACCCGGGCCTCTTCTGCGCCAACGCCGACGGCGTGCCGGACTGCGGCGGCAGCTCGGGCTGCTGCTCGCCCTTCTGCGACACCAGCGACCCGATGGCGAGCGGCAACTGCCCCGGCGCCGCCGGTGGCCAGGAGTGCGTGGCGTGGTACGACGCCGGCCAGGCCCCTCCCGGCTTCGAGAACGTCGGCGGCTGCCTGATCCCGATGTGATCCGAGGCCAGGCCAGCCGGGCCAGGGACGATCGGCGCTGACGCCGATCGCCTGGCCCACCCAACGCGGAGCGGGTGTGGACCCCTCCGCGTTTTTCTTTTGGTTCAGCCCCGCGGCGGTGGAGGTCCGCCGGGGATGGGGCTCGGAGGCCGAGCGATTTCAACAGCTTATCGGCACGCCGGAGGAGGGCGTCGAAAAGCAGTTAAAAAAGACTTGTTAGTTTTGGAGGTTAAGGTATGAAAGATAAGAACGTCGGCTTTGGTGTTTGCTTTCACCCGGCGTCGGAAGGCGGAACCCATGAAGAATCAATGGTGGATCGGACTGCCCGTGTTCGTGATCTCGGGCTGCGTCGCCGGCACGAAGCCCGAGCTCGAACAGATGACGGCGGGGGACGACGACGGGGCGGGCTCATCCAGTACGGGCCTGGAGGTGGACGACGGCAACACGTCGATGCCCAACACCACCGCGCAGCAGCCCGACACCGACGGTGACGAGTCGAGCGGCGGCGATACCTGTGGCTTCATCTGTCCGCCCGACATGGGGCCCATCGAAGACTGCGACGTGTGGGCGCAGGACTGCCCCGATGGGCAGAAGTGCATGCCGTGGGCGAACGATGGCGGCAACTCGTGGAACTCGCTCAAGTGCGTCGAGGTCAACGCCGACGCCGGACAGCCCGGCGACGAGTGCCACGTCGAGGGCTCGGGTGTCTCGGGCCTCGACGACTGCGCGCTGGGCTCGATGTGCTGGAACACCAACGAGGAGGGGCTCGGCACCTGCGTGGCCTTCTGCGGTGGTACCGAGGCGGCGCCCGTCTGCGACGATCCTCAGAGCAGCTGCGTGATCGCCAACGACGGCGTGCTCACGCTGTGCCTGCCGCTGTGCGATCCGTTGGTGCAGGACTGCGGCCCCGAGGAGGCCTGCTACCCGGTCAACGACGGCTTCGCCTGTGCGCCCGAGGAATCGGGCGAGACCGGTGGCAATGGCGACCCGTGCGAGTTCCTCAACGTGTGCGACCCGGGGCTGTTCTGCGCCAACGCGAGCGCGATGCCGGACTGCCAGGACTCCACCGGTTGCTGCACGAACTTCTGCGATCTCAATGAGGGCAACACCGGCTGCAGCGGTGCGGGGGTCGAATGCGTCGCGTGGTACGACGTCGGTCAGGCCCCGCCCGGCCTCGAGCAGTTGGGAGCGTGCCTGATCCCGGAGTAGTGCGATGGGGATGGTCGCGACGCCCCGGCGCCGCTGCGATGTTTGGCGTGGTGGTTCGCGTGGTGGTTCGCAGGAGGGCCGTAGGCGCTCGCGTGGGAGAGATGTCGTGTGGGGATGAGACGGGCGATCGACGCGCGCCGCCGGAGCCGGGGGCGACCGGGGGGTCTTGACCTCCGGCCCGGTGCGCGCGCCGACGCAGTTGGACGAGCGATGGAAGACCGCTGCCAGGAGGGCGGCGGCAGTTGGCTGTGCAGGCGCAGCTCCGGCGCGTGGGACCTGCAAAGGCCAAGACGCGCCCTCGAGCATCCGTCACCCGTCGGCGACGCGGAACTCGAACACCGCGTCGAACAGCGGCTGGTGCTGGGGGTCGCCGAGGTGCCAGCGCAGCACGGCCTCGTTGGCGGTGCGGGTCACTGGTTCGAAGTAGAGGAACCCGCGCATCTGGGTGCCCGGTGCCAGCGTGCCCCACGGCAGCGCCAGGCGCGGCACGTCGTCGCCGGCCGCGAAGGGCTCGAAGTCCATCGAGCGGCCGGGGTCGTAGCTGCGCTCGAGCTCGCGATCGTAGCGCTGCGCCGAGGCGGTAACGTCGGCATCGACGGCATCGAAGCTCGCACCCGCGTCGAGCAGCGCGTAGCGAAAGCCGCGGGTGTCGCGGAGCTCGAGATCGCCGGGCGCGAGCAGGATCGGCTGTGGGCCGAGGTTCGCGACCAACACATGGACGACGGCGACATTGTTGGGCAGCTGCTTGGGTTCGGCGTCCCAGACCCCGGTGGTGAGCACCACGGTGATGCCGGTGGCGTCGTCGTGGACGCTCAGCCGATGCTCACCCTCGGGCGAGACCAGCACGCCCGGGGCGCGGGTGCAGGCGGTGGCCAGCACCACGCATGCCCACGGCGAGAACCGCGGGCGAGCGCGCGGCGAGCTCGAGCGTGACCTTCGCGGCGACACCGTGTCGGGGTCAGGATAGCAGCGTGATGCCGCCACCGTCGTGGAGGATCTGCCGGGCATCGTCCTGGTCGAGATAGCCGCGCCGCAGGTCCTCGTCGCGCAGGTCGTCGAAGCGTCGGCGCACCAGCAGCGCCGCCTCCGCCAGGAGGGGCTGCGCCGCCACCGTCTCGCCGGCGTCCGCGAGCAAGCGCCCGAGGTGGTGGATCGATCGCACGCCGTCGAGCGGGGCGGCGCCGGCCTGGACCAGCGCGACCGCTTCGCGTTCGAGCGCGATGGCGTCGTCGATCCGACCCTCGCGATCGGCCAGGCGCGCGAGCACGTGCAGCGCGCGGCAGCGCGGCGTTCGCAGGCCGTGGGCCTGGGCGGTGGTCGCGACCTGCTCGGCGATCATCGCTGCGTTGGCGGCGTCTTCGTCGGAGGTGCCGTGCACCGCGAGCGCATAGGCCAGGCGCACGCGCGCGCGGAGCTCGATGCGGACATCGCCGCGCGTCACCGCGACGCGTGCAGCGTCGACCAGCAGCGCGCGCGCGGCTTCGAGGTCGCCGAGGTTGGCCATCACCACGCCGAGCTGGACGATGACGTCGTTGAACTCGCCGGGGTGGCCGACCGCCTCGTGCAGCTCGAGCGCCTTGCGCAAGCAGCGTTCGGCCCGGCGGTACAGGCCGATCGCCGCGTAGGTCGAGCCGAGGTTGGCGAGCTTGCGACCGGTGAGATAGCGGTCGCCGAGGTCGCGGTCGATGGCGAGCGCGGCCTTGAAGCAATCGACCGCCTCTTGGTAGTGCGTGCTGCGGCCCGCGACCTCGCCGAGCGCGTTCAGGAGGTTCGCCTCGAGTCGCGGGTTGCCGAGCTCGCGGGCGATGTCGAGGGCCTCGCCGTAGACGGTTCGCGCGTGGGCGAAGCGCCCCTGCGTGTTGGCGACCTGGCCGATGCTGCGCAGCAGTCGGCAGCGCTGCCGCGCGCCGCGGGGGCCGGCGCCGCAGTGTGCGAGTGCGTCGCGGGCGACCCGCTCGGCCTCGTCGAACTCGCCGCGCATGAACGCCAGCTCGCTCTCGAGCTCGCCCAACACCGCCGAGAACGCGGCCGCCTTGCCCTCGTTCTGCGCCGCGATGCGCTCGCGCAGCCTCGGGATCAACCGCTCGGCCTGCGCGATGCGCCCGACCTCGAGGTAGAACCGCAGCAGCCGAATCGACGCGATCACCACCTTCTCGGGATCGCCGAGCTGCTCGGCACACGCCAGCAGCTGTCGGACGTCGGCGCCCTGCGCCCGTCGTCGGCCCCACGCGCGGAGGATCCGTTCACGTCGCAGCAGCGCGTCCCACCGCCGCGGGTCGTCGGCCGCCATCGCGCGCAGGGCCTGGGTGAGGAAGTAGTGGGCCTCGACGTTGCCGGCGACCTCGTAGGCGCGCATCGCCGCCCGCATGGCGGGCTCGATGGCCTCGGTGCCGCGCTCGGCCTGCAGCAGGTGCTCGGCGATGGGACCATCGTCGTGCTCGGGCGCGTAGTCGGGCCGCGCGCGCCGGAGCTCGGCGCAGCGGCCGTGCAGCCGCTTGGCGGCCTCGGGGGCGATGCTCGCCCTGCAGACCTCGTGGAGGCTCACGGTCGCGAAGCGGAAGCTCTCGGCGTGGGGCGACTGGGTCGCGACGCGCTCGAGGAAGTGACGCGCGAGCAGGTTCTCGAGGCTCTTGGAGACGTTGCGCGCCAGCAGGTCCGACAGCTCCCCCGGCCGGAACGCGCGACCCAGCAGCGCGGCGCCCTGCAGGACCTCGCGATCGCTGCGCGAGAGCTCCTCGATGCCCTCGGCGAGCGCGGCCTCGACCGACGGCGGCAGCTCGATGGTGACGCCGCGCTGGCGCAGCGTGAGCAGGCGCCCGCTCGCACTCCAGCCGATCACGCCGCGATCGAGCAGCGATGCCAGCACCTGCTCGATGAAGAGCGGGTTGCCGCCGGTGCGGGCCAGCACCGCGTCGGCGAGTTCACCGGCGGCGGTCTCGTCCTCGAAGCGCCGCACGATGAGGTCACGGCGGGCGCGCTCATCGAGCTCGCCGAGATCGACGGTCGAGACGTTGGGCTCGCGGCGGATCATCTCGACCCGCAGGTGGCCGGGGCGACCGGTGCTGATGCCGAGGATCGGCCACGGGTGGCGCAGCTGGATCCACTCGCGCAGCAGCAGCACGCTCTGTTCGTCGTGGAAGTGGATGTTCTCGAGCACCACGAGCACCGGCCGTCGCTGCGCCAGCGCGGTGATGAGGCGACGGACCAGCCGCCACAGGCGGTCGCGTCGCGTGAACGGATCGAGCTCGCCGTCCTGGGCGTCCTTCAGGCCCAGCGCCGACGCCAGCGCCTCGGCCAGCCGCGTGCCGTCGGCGACGCCGTGCTCCGCCAGCCGCGCCGCGATCTGCTCGCGCGGGGTGTCGTGCTCGATGCCGAGGAAGCGCTGCAGCAGCTCGAGGAAGACCCCGAGCGGCACGTTGCGGCGCGACCAGCTGCCGGCGGCACGCAGCACCCAGCAGGCGGTGCGGGGCAGCGACGAGATGAAGCGCTCGACCAGCGCGCGCTTGCCCATGCCCGGCGAGCCCAGCACCAGCACCGCCCGTGACTCGCGGCTGCGGATGGCCTCGGCCAGCGCGTCGCGCAGCGCCTTGAGCTCGAGCTCGCGGCCGTAGAGCACCGTGCGACCGCCGGGCACCTGGTGGAGCTTGCGTTCGTCCTCGAGCGCGGGCCCGAGCAGCGGCGCGACATGCTCGAGCTCGTGGTCGACCACCGTCGCGGTGCCCGACACGCCGGCGGCGGGCTCGACGAAGCTGCCGTCGCCGAAGCGCCACGCGCGGACCAGCAGCTCCACGAGGTTGCCCGAGACCATCACGGGGCCCTCCATGAAGTGGCGCGCGACGTGGTCGAGCTGCTCGGCGACGCCGCGGCGCAGCTCGGCGAGCACGGGCCCCGCGCCGCTGCGCTGCAGCACCGCGGCGGCGTTGGCCACCACCAGGCCCAGCCGCCAGCCGGGTGCAGCCTCGCCGATGTCCTCGCGCAGCGCGAGCGCGACCCGCAGCGCACGGTCGGCATCGTCGGCGGTGCGCAGCAGCGTGCCGAACGCGATGATCGCCGCCCGCGGATCGGAGCGCAGCACCTGGGCGTCGCGCTTGAAGGCGATGTCCCGCACCAGCGTGGCGAAGCCCGACAGCTCGGCGACCGGGACCCCCGGCGCGACGCTCGGGGGCTCCAGCGCCGCGTAGACCACGACCACGCGCTGGGCCTCGCGGCTGGTGCGGCGCGGCATCGGCGTGCCGCCGGGATCGACGTCGCGTGAGGGCGCGTCGCCGGGCCCACCGGCGTCGAGCGCCGCGTGGCGGGCGAAGCGGGCCACGAAGTTCGTGAGCACCTCGTCGTCGACCACGGGATCGGCGCGGTGCAGGAACGCCGCGAGGTCGCTCTGCAGGGCGCGGGCGCTCTCGAAGCGCAGCGACAGATCGCGCGCGAGCGCGTGATCGACGATCGCGGCCAGCTCCGGCGGCACGTGGGGCGCGACCTCGTGCAGCGGCGGCAGCACCTCGGTGCGCACGCGATCGAGCGCGGCCATGCGGTCCTTGTCGCGGAACAGCAGCTTGCCGCCGAGCAGCTCGTACAGCACGATGCCGAGCGAGTAGACGTCGGAGCGCAGGTCGACCGCGCGGCCGAGCGCCTGCTCGGGCGACATGTACGCGACCTTGCCCTTGATGGTCTCCTCGCCGCCGCTGGCGTTGGGGCCGGCCTCGCCGCGCTCGCCGTCGATGCGACCGAGCGCGTGCTCGCGGGTGCGGGCGATGCCGAAGTCGAGGATCTTCACCTGGCCGGCATAGCTGACCATGATGTTGTGGGGACTGACGTCGCGGTGGACGATGCCGAGCGGCTGGCCGTAGTCGTCGTGCTTGCGGTGGGCGTAGGCCAGCCCGGCGGCGACCTGATGCGCGAGGTAGGCCGCGATCACCGGCGGGAACGCCTCGCCGGCGTTGCGCACCGCGTGGAACAGCCGCATCAAGTCGACGCCCTCGACCAGCTCCATCGCCAGGTAGAAGGTGCCGTGCACCTGGCCGAAGTCGAACACCTGCACGATGTTGGCGTGGTTCAGCGACAGGGCGATCTTGGCCTCGTCGACGAACATCCGCATGAACTCGCGCTGGGTCGCGAAGTCGCGGCGGATCTTCTTGATGACGACGCGCTTGGTGAGGCCCTCGGCGACGCGCACCGTCGCGAGGTAGACCTCGGCCATGCCGCCCTCGCCGAGCAGCTCGGTGAGGACGTAGCGCCCGAAGATCTGTGGCAGCTCGCGACTCACAGCGCCTCGATCACCAGGTTGTCGAAGTGGGTTTGCGCTTCCCAGCCCGAGAATGCGAAGTGGTCGTGGCCGGGGCCGCGCAGCGGCGCGGGGTCCTCGAAGTCGAGCAGCGGGCGGCCGTCGACCTCCCAGATGATCTCGGCGCCGGTGCGCGTGACCGCGAAGTGGTAGCGGCGCTCGGGCTCGACCTGTGGCGCAGTCGCGGTCTGTCGGTCGCGGCCGTGCTCGTTCTTCTTCGCGATCGCGTGCAAGGTGTTGTTCCAGCCGCCGAACACCAGCACGTAGCCGCTGGCGACGTAGTTGACCGAGCGTGCCACCGACACGCCGTCGCCGCACAGCTCGACCTTGACGTCGCCCTCCTCGGTCGCGGCCCAGGCGTCGAACTCGATGCGCACGTCGTCGGGCAACGCGAGGTCGAGCCACAGCGGATGGTTGCGGAGGTCGCGGAGCTTGAGCACACCGTGCTCGATCCACGCACCCTCGGCGGTCGCGTGCCAGCGCTCGCCGAGCACGTCGCGCTCGAAGTCGTCGCGGAAGATCTCGGTGCCGCCCTGACCGCGGCTGTTGTACGTGCGCGACTGCTCCTCGCACGCGAGTGTGGTCGCGGCGAGCAACAGCGCGCGTCGCCACTCACCACGTGCGTGCATCGGGGTCCCCCGCCAGCAGGCTCGAGAGCATGTTCCGCGTCGCGCTCGGGGCGTCGTCGGGGATGAGCGCGGTCGCGTCCAGGTCATCGTCGATGCGGTCGAGGGCGTCGGGGAGCGCGGCAGGGTAGAGCAGCATCTCGAGCAAGACCACGCCCGCGCTGAAACGATCGGAGGCCGGGCTCGCGCGGACCTGGCCGCGGCGCAGCTCCGGCGCAAGATAGCGCAGCGTGCCCGCCGGTGCTGCGGCTGCGGTGGGGCCCGCGCTCGGACCCGCGCCGGCGCCCGGCGCCGCGGCGGGGCTCTGGGCCAGCGCCACGCCGAAGTCGGCCAGCGCGATCTGTGAGCCCCGGAACGCCGTCCGCACCAGGATGTTCGCCGGCTTCACATCGCGGTGCACGGCCCCAGCGGCGTGCACCGCCTCGAGTGCGGCTCGCAGCTCGCCGGCGACCCGCGGGAGATCGGCTGGCCCGACCAGGCCGCGCCGCAGCGCCAGGCGCAGGTTGCCGCCGCGGCACAG encodes:
- a CDS encoding class I SAM-dependent methyltransferase; the encoded protein is MTTCPVCDSALADSITLASSAAGDAVTTRICGGCTLALTGTVAFALDAGYRARACSDDVALRYEADDGSVQRLDLAGRTQLAHARAQDLLRAVAALRSPRRVRVLQIGGRDVAGIQALAADARVNAVALEPWLPWARTARSSGVEVQSSSLERWRARGRFDLVVESDVLPHLADPVAHLEGIAKRLSATGVALIEVPNLLQAVGIAADDVLSAVRRCWFTPRALATACRRAGLAPFFMVADDRLRVWCRRAAPQAGVVPGPTAQEVAEAVWGNDLRVQLKRALAKVGGTATAMRMAAAIHARCTHAAVRADLALEIANAAERSSDLETAATWLATSLQDRRDPAVVAMLERVHALRDRVGAMWAAMPAANDPMPNERFRLAS
- a CDS encoding ribulose phosphate epimerase, with product MRTKFLIGLCVSAGVVLGGCGTKSDSGDGVLNTTNDTNDTNEESSGSAEGGSADTGSASMTTSATDSATSGPADTGSMDTTGAATMTGGFIQDPDGGGVSIECDLWSQDCPEGEKCMPWANDGGGAWNATRCSPVDEAPASVGDECTVEGTGVSGIDNCELGSMCWDVDGETNMGTCAAFCMGSEAAPVCNDPTTDCVIANNGTLILCLPVCDPLLQDCAEGQACYPIDDGFACAPDASMEDGAFGAPCEFINVCDPGLFCANADGVPDCGGSSGCCSPFCDTSDPMASGNCPGAAGGQECVAWYDAGQAPPGFENVGGCLIPM
- a CDS encoding ribulose phosphate epimerase — translated: MKNQWWIGLPVFVISGCVAGTKPELEQMTAGDDDGAGSSSTGLEVDDGNTSMPNTTAQQPDTDGDESSGGDTCGFICPPDMGPIEDCDVWAQDCPDGQKCMPWANDGGNSWNSLKCVEVNADAGQPGDECHVEGSGVSGLDDCALGSMCWNTNEEGLGTCVAFCGGTEAAPVCDDPQSSCVIANDGVLTLCLPLCDPLVQDCGPEEACYPVNDGFACAPEESGETGGNGDPCEFLNVCDPGLFCANASAMPDCQDSTGCCTNFCDLNEGNTGCSGAGVECVAWYDVGQAPPGLEQLGACLIPE
- a CDS encoding protein kinase; translation: MSRELPQIFGRYVLTELLGEGGMAEVYLATVRVAEGLTKRVVIKKIRRDFATQREFMRMFVDEAKIALSLNHANIVQVFDFGQVHGTFYLAMELVEGVDLMRLFHAVRNAGEAFPPVIAAYLAHQVAAGLAYAHRKHDDYGQPLGIVHRDVSPHNIMVSYAGQVKILDFGIARTREHALGRIDGERGEAGPNASGGEETIKGKVAYMSPEQALGRAVDLRSDVYSLGIVLYELLGGKLLFRDKDRMAALDRVRTEVLPPLHEVAPHVPPELAAIVDHALARDLSLRFESARALQSDLAAFLHRADPVVDDEVLTNFVARFARHAALDAGGPGDAPSRDVDPGGTPMPRRTSREAQRVVVVYAALEPPSVAPGVPVAELSGFATLVRDIAFKRDAQVLRSDPRAAIIAFGTLLRTADDADRALRVALALREDIGEAAPGWRLGLVVANAAAVLQRSGAGPVLAELRRGVAEQLDHVARHFMEGPVMVSGNLVELLVRAWRFGDGSFVEPAAGVSGTATVVDHELEHVAPLLGPALEDERKLHQVPGGRTVLYGRELELKALRDALAEAIRSRESRAVLVLGSPGMGKRALVERFISSLPRTACWVLRAAGSWSRRNVPLGVFLELLQRFLGIEHDTPREQIAARLAEHGVADGTRLAEALASALGLKDAQDGELDPFTRRDRLWRLVRRLITALAQRRPVLVVLENIHFHDEQSVLLLREWIQLRHPWPILGISTGRPGHLRVEMIRREPNVSTVDLGELDERARRDLIVRRFEDETAAGELADAVLARTGGNPLFIEQVLASLLDRGVIGWSASGRLLTLRQRGVTIELPPSVEAALAEGIEELSRSDREVLQGAALLGRAFRPGELSDLLARNVSKSLENLLARHFLERVATQSPHAESFRFATVSLHEVCRASIAPEAAKRLHGRCAELRRARPDYAPEHDDGPIAEHLLQAERGTEAIEPAMRAAMRAYEVAGNVEAHYFLTQALRAMAADDPRRWDALLRRERILRAWGRRRAQGADVRQLLACAEQLGDPEKVVIASIRLLRFYLEVGRIAQAERLIPRLRERIAAQNEGKAAAFSAVLGELESELAFMRGEFDEAERVARDALAHCGAGPRGARQRCRLLRSIGQVANTQGRFAHARTVYGEALDIARELGNPRLEANLLNALGEVAGRSTHYQEAVDCFKAALAIDRDLGDRYLTGRKLANLGSTYAAIGLYRRAERCLRKALELHEAVGHPGEFNDVIVQLGVVMANLGDLEAARALLVDAARVAVTRGDVRIELRARVRLAYALAVHGTSDEDAANAAMIAEQVATTAQAHGLRTPRCRALHVLARLADREGRIDDAIALEREAVALVQAGAAPLDGVRSIHHLGRLLADAGETVAAQPLLAEAALLVRRRFDDLRDEDLRRGYLDQDDARQILHDGGGITLLS